The following are encoded together in the Sparus aurata chromosome 1, fSpaAur1.1, whole genome shotgun sequence genome:
- the LOC115578789 gene encoding uncharacterized protein LOC115578789 gives MSCKQRSEISLYLLVVTAHLFTFQVCRSVSLGQRPEEMEGLTSLQVQDSNASRWERIKHDTEVQQGNWRLVEKVIRGPYLSKSNGPGLTEPRLESVASPGGSGSLFWTSGHISKQPESSSADPEDGYQADSTGFDGVQGKVLGPSFDSSSHSSEWLAMRPLVQCDDNVMTFTASGEGLAHLLVDREGASPISLFQLPSNCGYTVTTSSSDLQMMVSYDACYITQENGSYVLPMLWWGSPLKLACPMKMATPAPSYSPSVFCSTTGMVVQIKGQEQDIAMLGVIVNGGWRPFVFEDCAHRVPSDPGELTFFSPSSAPCITHQDGLHLQLVIDDQQYILSCPAHLHSSPGDPQFPYIPDPVILAPASPLPPQPRTQEQVAQLPHYPYPGFQYPQLPQVYLPGPQPAHPPRPTPGSPPGSQQQQQQQQQQQQQQQLPYHPPVEDVVAQAPSFPNLSPVHDTSPYPVSQLPVGPSQYQSGAYYPFYYPAVTPAPTPAAETTTTTTAAPPTKHPASPYHPQYYHIPYYPAPTAAPVTQAPAPLPPSPPKQHVAPQYPVGPVYPPASYYPHGHFPYPEPGLEPAPASHPTIASPPTQRTMIPKQPSYPFDQFYPQGPIYFQSPTLLPSAKEKPQTITGEPQKPAATQSSCPHHPPEVCGYYPYPYYPYYYPLYPPQCHPPYHPAVPQYPQTPPPITTTVPTAATPTTVFIPTEPTKQSPHLRCLNGRMVVFLPFAHRDSIQVRDPENTWLFYSSASPLCGYQLQRAEDSGVIFHSPLPACHSEPRTPTTVSLPLRFWDLSIGQYRTLDLQCPHQATPVTPAPVTPPVFPTPPRGTMGKSILPDVPKPKVLCSSDQMTVELPLGPISGIFVKDIKGNQMNLQDAPKHCGYSARKGKDGKIRLSLQLHSSCHMSVQGKMHIITVVYMAVNGRREAQLFCPLLVPGSGKECNLPSEQRLPCGPGSVSEPQCLSMGCCFSKQPPACYYPMDECTLDRHFVFSVPTSLTEPPLSPSLLVAAGNSTCKPQRVTTDYAFFKIPMDGCGTRRVMVGKAVIYMVEIVNKVQALSLNYGTITRDSPVRLLVECRYLPSTVLSVSYMVKSPTLGPVHTQGVFGVQLRIAKDSQYSSYYPQYHQPLQMLLGKPLYLEVRLLNTPDPSLVLLVHYCVAYPRSGKAVWLLLYNGCPNPYDPAPQQAVLFNPEPPSPRAQTRRFTISTFQFLPDGEFKDPNEEIYFMCSTEICSPRDGPCVEGCFGQ, from the exons ATGTCTTGCAAACAGAGAAGCGAAATATCTTTGTATTTATTAGTAGTAACAGCTCATTTGTTCACGTTTCAAGTCTGCCGCTCAGTAAGTTTAGGACAGCGGCCGGAGGAGATGGAGGGTCTCACCTCTCTCCAGGTTCAGGACTCAAACGCTTCCAGGTGGGAGCGGATTAAACACGACACAGAAGTCCAGCAGGGAAACTGGCGCTTGGTTGAAAAAGTCATCCGGGGCCCATATCTGAGCAAATCCAACGGGCCGGGTCTCACTGAGCCTCGGCTTGAATCTGTCGCCTCTCCTGGTGGTAGTGGCAGCTTGTTCTGGACCAGTGGTCACATCAGCAAACAACCAGAGAGCTCCTCTGCAGACCCCGAGGATGGATATCAAGCAGATTCCACAG GTTTTGATGGAGTCCAGGGGAAGGTGTTGGGACCATCATTTGACTCCAGTTCACATTCCTCCGAGTGGCTGGCCATGAGGCCTTTGGTGCAGTGTGATGATAACGTCATGACCTTCACTGCATCAGGAGAAGGACTCGCACACCTGTTAGTGGACAGAG AGGGAGCCTCTCCCATCTCCCTATTCCAGTTACCTTCAAACTGTGGTTACACCGTGACGACGTCAAGCAGCGACCTGCAGATGATGGTGTCTTATGATGCCTGTTACATCACACAGGAG AACGGCAGCTATGTGCTGCCCATGTTGTGGTGGGGCAGCCCGCTGAAGCTCGCCTGTCCGATGAAGATGGCCACGCCTGCCCCGTCATACTCACCCTCAGTCTTCTGCTCCACCACCGGCATGGTGGTGCAGATCAAGGGTCAGGAGCAGGATATCGCGATGCTGGGAGTCATag TGAACGGAGGTTGGCGTCCGTTTGTATTTGAAGACTGTGCGCACCGTGTCCCCTCTGATCCTGGGGAGCTCACTTTCTTCAGCCCCTCCAGTGCTCCTTGTATCACTCATCAG GACGGTCTTCATCTCCAGCTTGTGATTGACGATCAGCAATATATCCTCTCCTGTCCAGCCCATCTTCACTCTTCTCCTGGTGACCCCCAGTTTCCCTACATCCCAGATCCTGTTATCCTTGCACCcgcctcccctctccctcctcaacCTCGAACCCAGGAGCAGGTTGCTCAGCTTCCTCACTACCCTTATCCTGGATTCCAGTACCCCCAGCTTCCCCAGGTTTACCTTCCTGGCCCACAACCAGCCCATCCTCCCAGACCCACTCCTGGCAGTCCTCCTGgatcgcagcagcagcagcagcagcagcagcagcagcagcagcagcagcagcttccttACCATCCTCCTGTGGAGGATGTGGTAGCACAAGCTCCATCCTTCCCAAATCTTAGCCCAGTGCATGATACTTCTCCCTATCCAGTTTCCCAATTACCTGTTGGACCTTCTCAATATCAATCTGGTGCCTATTACCCGTTCTACTACCCTGCAGTGACTCCAGCTCCAACCCCTGCTGCTGAAAcaacaactactactactgctgctcCTCCAACCAAACATCCAGCAAGTCCTTATCACCCTCAGTATTATCATATACCTTACTATCCTGCACCCACAGCAGCACCAGTCACCCAAGCACCTGCTCCCCTCCCTCCCAGCCCACCAAAACAACATGTAGCTCCACAGTACCCAGTCGGTCCAGTTTATCCACCTGCTTCTTACTACCCTCATGGACATTTTCCCTACCCTGAACCTGGTCTTGAGCCTGCACCTGCCTCGCACCCTACTATCGCCTCCCCTCCTACCCAGAGGACGATGATTCCCAAACAGCCCAGCTACCCATTCGACCAGTTTTACCCACAAGGACCCATTTACTTCCAGTCTCCCACACTTTTGCCATCAGCCAAAGAGAAACCTCAAACTATTACTGGGGAACCTCAGAAGCCAGCAGCTACACAGTCCTCCTGCCCTCATCACCCTCCAGAAGTTTGTGGCTACTACCCTTATCCATATTATCCCTATTACTATCCTCTATACCCACCACAATGCCATCCACCCTACCACCCCGCTGTGCCCCAGTATCCACAGACTCCACCACCTATCACCACCACTGTCCCGACTGCTGCAACTCCCACTACAGTGTTTATCCCAACTGAGCCCACTAAACAGAGCCCCCATCTTCGGTGTCTGAATGGGAGGATGGTCGTCTTCCTGCCTTTTGCTCACAGAGACTCCAtccaggtcagag ACCCAGAGAACACATGGCTGTTCTACTCCAGTGCGTCTCCACTGTGTGGGTACCAGCTACAGAGGGCTGAGGACTCTGGAGTAATCTTTCACTctcctctgcctgcctgccacaGCGAGCCACGG ACGCCCACAACCGTTTCTTTACCTCTAAGGTTTTGGGACCTTTCCATAGGGCAGTATAGGACTCTGGATCTACAGTGCCCACATCAAGCTACCCCTGTGACGCCTGCACCAGTTACCCCACCAGTGTTCCCAACCCCACCTAGAGGCACCATGGGCAAGTCTATCCTGCCTGATGTCCCGAAGCCTAaagtcctctgctcctctgatcagatGACGGTGGAGCTCCCCTTGGGTCCCATCTCTGGAATTTTtgttaaag ACATCAAAGGCAACCAGATGAACCTCCAGGATGCCCCAAAGCACTGTGGGTATTCTGCAAGAAAAGGCAAAGATGGCAAAATCCGTTTGAGTCTCCAGTTACACTCAAGCTGCCACATGAGTGTGCAG GGTAAAATGCACATCATCACTGTCGTCTACATGGCGGTAAATGGGAGACGGGAGGCTCAGTTATTCTGTCCACTTCTCGTCCCAGGGTCTGGAAAAG AGTGCAACCTTCCCAGCGAACAGCGTCTCCCCTGCGGACCCGGCTCTGTATCCGAGCCACAGTGCCTCTCCATGGGCTGCTGCTTCAGCAAGCAACCTCCTGCCTGCTACTACCCAATGGATG AGTGCACTCTTGACCGCCACTTCGTCTTCTCTGTGCCCACCTCCCTCACGGAGCCCCCTCTTTCCCCTTCACTGCTTGTGGCTGCTGGTAACTCCACCTGCAAACCTCAGAGAGTGACGACTGACTACGCCTTTTTCAAGATCCCAATGGATGGGTGTGGGACACGCAGAGTT ATGGTGGGGAAAGCGGTGATCTACATGGTGGAGATTGTCAACAAGGTTCAGGCACTCAGCCTCAACTATGGCACCATAACAAGGGATTCCCCTGTTAG GTTGTTGGTGGAGTGCAGGTATCTGCCGAGCACTGTTCTGAGTGTGAGCTACATGGTGAAATCTCCCACCCTCGGACCTGTTCATACCCAGGGGGTGTTTGGAGTTCAGCTCAGGATTGCCAAAG ACTCCCAGTACAGCAGCTACTACCCTCAGTATCACCAGCCCTTGCAGATGCTGCTGGGGAAACCGCTCTACCTGGAAGTGCGGCTCCTCAACACCCCAGATCCCAGTTTGGTGCTTCTGGTGCACTACTGTGTGGCCTACCCTCGCTCTGGAAAAGCTGTGTGGCTGCTCCTTTACAATGG ATGTCCCAACCCGTATGACCCAGCCCCGCAGCAGGCTGTGCTGTTTAATCCCGAGCCACCCTCTCCTCGGGCTCAGACCCGCCGCTTCACCATCAGCACCTTCCAATTCCTTCCTGATGGCGAGTTCAAGGACCCGAACGAAGAA ATCTACTTCATGTGTTCAACTGAGATCTGCTCGCCACGTGATGGCCCGTGTGTCGAGGGATGCTTCGGCCAGTGA